A region from the Gammaproteobacteria bacterium genome encodes:
- a CDS encoding c-type cytochrome yields MVGGVTQAASGPSEDDVKTFLRPMEVPQPADNLSTSERVELGKALFFDPRLSGSGWISCATCHNPVLGWSDGLPTAIGHGMKVLGRSTPTILNGAYQKFQFWDGRAATLEQQALGPIQAEPEMAGNMGNVIRDLSAIPKYKQMFEVAYPGKGINNDTIAKAIAAFERSVVSTDSPFDLWLKGQNTMAEAALRGFEIFKGKANCAACHSGYNFSDSGFHNIGLPDNTDEGRFKIKAIKVMKGSFKTPTLRDVALTAPYMHNGQYKSLEEVVDHYNSGGTPTFDNLDPNMKKLNLSKQEKKDLVEFLKSLTGAPLAITYPQLPVK; encoded by the coding sequence ATGGTGGGAGGTGTCACACAAGCGGCGTCAGGCCCGAGTGAGGATGATGTGAAGACTTTTCTTCGTCCGATGGAAGTGCCACAACCGGCGGATAATCTTTCAACCTCAGAGCGTGTGGAACTGGGTAAGGCCTTGTTCTTCGATCCGCGCCTGTCAGGTTCGGGCTGGATTAGTTGCGCCACTTGTCACAATCCAGTATTGGGCTGGTCGGATGGTTTGCCAACCGCCATCGGTCACGGCATGAAAGTGTTGGGCCGTTCTACGCCAACGATCCTCAATGGCGCTTATCAGAAATTCCAGTTTTGGGATGGTCGTGCCGCGACACTGGAACAGCAGGCATTGGGTCCGATTCAGGCCGAGCCGGAAATGGCTGGCAACATGGGAAATGTTATCAGAGATTTGAGTGCTATCCCCAAGTACAAGCAGATGTTTGAAGTGGCCTATCCAGGCAAAGGTATCAACAACGATACCATTGCCAAAGCGATTGCAGCGTTTGAGCGGAGCGTAGTGTCCACCGATTCACCATTTGATTTGTGGCTGAAGGGTCAAAACACCATGGCTGAGGCTGCTTTGCGTGGTTTTGAAATTTTTAAAGGCAAAGCAAATTGTGCTGCTTGTCACAGCGGTTACAACTTCTCCGACAGCGGGTTCCATAATATCGGTCTGCCGGATAACACCGATGAAGGTCGTTTCAAAATCAAGGCTATCAAGGTTATGAAGGGCTCCTTCAAGACTCCAACCTTGCGTGATGTGGCGCTGACCGCGCCGTATATGCATAACGGACAGTACAAGTCGCTGGAAGAAGTGGTTGATCACTACAACAGTGGTGGTACACCAACGTTCGATAATCTTGATCCGAACATGAAGAAGCTGAATCTGTCGAAGCAAGAGAAAAAGGATCTGGTGGAGTTCCTGAAATCACTGACCGGAGCACCGCTGGCGATCACCTACCCGCAGCTGCCAGTTAAATGA
- a CDS encoding methylamine utilization protein: MLRISYLVTMATMVVATTAAAGEITIGQKDKTFVMNGAKVETVTVKVGDTINFKNEDPWFHNIFSLSDLKTFDLGSYPQGQSKPVVFDKAGTAEVECAIHPTMMLKVEVK, translated from the coding sequence ATGTTGCGTATTAGTTATCTGGTTACAATGGCGACGATGGTGGTCGCTACGACTGCGGCAGCGGGCGAGATTACCATTGGTCAGAAGGATAAAACCTTTGTGATGAATGGTGCCAAGGTCGAAACTGTTACGGTTAAAGTGGGTGATACTATCAACTTTAAGAACGAAGATCCGTGGTTCCACAATATATTTTCGCTTTCGGATCTGAAGACTTTCGATTTAGGTTCTTATCCTCAAGGTCAATCGAAACCAGTAGTCTTCGATAAGGCCGGTACGGCTGAGGTTGAATGTGCCATTCATCCGACCATGATGCTTAAGGTCGAGGTTAAATAA